From Gemmatimonadota bacterium:
TATGTGCTGGTGTCGGGATTGATTCCAGAAGAGACAATTGCCAATGCGGAAGCTGCGATGTGGTCTGTGCTCGAGATGGATCGGGATGATCCGGCTTCGTGGTCTCCTTTGCCAGATGAAATAGATGGGGTGACGACAATCGCCCGCCAGGGGGTGATTGAACATTTTGGGGTTCGTGATCCCGCGTTGCTGGCTTGTTGTACGCCCGCATTTTACGAGGCGCAGAGCCAACTGGTTCGGGAGAATGCCGATGCCTTTCACTGTCGGAAACCACAGCCCGAGGCTGTGTGGGCACGCAGTGTATTTCCGGTTTCGAGAGGCTGGAATTATCTCAGTGGGCACGTCGATGGTGGACATCGACCTTTTGATGTTTTTCCAGGGTCATTCCGGGTTTCCTCTCTGACTTATCTCGATTCTGGTGTTGCGCAAGGTGGTGGGACCGCGGTCTGGCCAGGGACACATCGGAAGTTCAGCGAGATGGCAGTGCAGGATCCTGATCGGTATCAAATGCTGTCGGATTTTGCGAAACCGCAACAAAGGTTCGATCTGGGAGAGCCGATTGAGTTGAGGCCGTCCCGAGGCGATGTCATGTTTTTTCATTATCTGTTAGTACACTGTGGATCCCTCAATACAAGCAATAAACCGCGTTTTGCCCTCCGCTGGATGTGTACCTGTGACGCCTGTCGCATCTGGGAAAAGTATGGCAAGTGGAATATCTGGATGCCCTGATGTTGATGGTTGACTCGCTGTGGGGAAACCCGTATATTTTTTTCTCTATGACCAGTGTTGTTTTCGCGGGGTGTCCGTGCTGGATAATGACCTGACAGGCATGAAATTCGCGCTCGAAGAAGCCCGCGTGGCAGCGAGCGAGCATGAAGTGCCTATTGGTGCTGTTGTGATGCACAATGGCGAGGTAATCGCACGCGATCACAATCGCATTGTCCAGCTTAATGATCCCACCGCGCATGCCGAAATGCTCGTTATTGGGCAGGCGACGAAAAAGTTGGGCGTTCGGTGGCTAAATAACTGCGTGCTTTACGCAACACTGGAACCCTGTGCGATGTGTGCAGGTGCTATGGTGCTTGCCCGATTGTCCCGGTTGGTTTTTGGCGCGAGTGATCCCAAAACCGGGGCTTGCGGATCCCTGAGAAATATTGTGGAAGATACACGTCTGAATCATCGCCTATATGTGCGCCGAGGCGTTTTAGAAGATGCGTGTGGTCAGGTGTTGCGGGCGTTTTTTCAAACTTTGCGCGAAAAATAAATATTTGGAGAGGTGCTGGAGTGGTCGAACAGGCCGGTCTCGAAAACCGGTGTACCCTCACGGGTACCGTGGGTTCGAATCCCACCCTCTCCGCCAAAAAACAAGCACACAGGTACCTGTGTGAGAAAATCATAGCTGATCGCTTACAGCTATATTGGAGAGGTGCTGGAGTGGCCGAACAGGCATGACTGGAAATCATGTGTATCCTTACGGATACCGAGGGTTCGAATCCCTCCCTCTCCGCCAAAAATAGTACGAGGTTGTTATGCCGCATCCGATTCGCATTACAGTTGGCGATATTGAACTCGACGCCGAGTTAAATGATTCGCAAACAGCAGACAAAGTTCGCGAGGTTTTGCCGCTGGATTGTTCGTTTAATACATGGGGCGATGAGATTTACTTTGCAATTCCCGTTCAAGCGGGTCCCGAAGATGCATGTGAAACTGTGGCGTTGAACGACCTCGGATATTGGCCGCCGGGTCATGCGTTTTGCATTTTTTACGGTCAGACCCCGGCCAGTCATGGAGATGAAATTCGTCCGGCAAGTCCCGTCAATATTATCGGACGGGTGCTGGGCGATGCCACGGTGCTCAAATCTGTTTCGGGAGCGCGCAATATCGTGGTTGAAGCGGTTTAGGTGGGGCTGTAGCTCAGTTGGGAGAGCGCTAGAATCGCACTCTAGAGGTCGTGGGTTCGACTCCCATCAGCTCCACCAAAATATGTTGTTAAGAGGCGAGAGGGGAGATCCCTCTTGTATCTCACTGTTTTCAGGTCGTGCTAGACGGGGAGATAGCGGTGCCCTGTAGCCCGCAATCCGCTATAGCGGGGTCGAATTCCACGTCTGAGAACCGGTATTTTGGATCGCGGTCGATGAGTAGGCAGCGTTGATCGTCAGGTCCTGCGCAACGTGCCTATGCCGAACCCCGTCAGGACCGGAAGGTAGCAGCGGTAAGCAAATCGGTGCGTGTGCCGCAGGGGCACCTGACAGGAGCCAGCGCTCGTTGAACGCCCTGGGGTAGCGGTTCGAAGCGCGGTGCACGACCTTTTTTTCGGGATGGGGGCTGGGGTTGGAAAGGCCCCCTTTGGAGTTTTTATGTCTTACACGGTAATGGCCCGAAAGCGAAGGCCACAGGCGTTTGAAACAGTGGTAGCACAAAGCCATGTGACCACCACATTGCAAAATGCCATTCGGCTGGGGCGCGTGGCACAGTCGTACCTGTTTTCCGGGCCGCGGGGCACGGGTAAGACCACGACGGCGCGATTGCTCGCCATGGCACTTAATTGCGAGCAGGGGCCAACGGCTGAACCGTGTGGGGAATGCGCTTCGTGTGTTGCGATTCGCCAGGGCAACAGCATGGATGTGCTGGAGATTGACGGGGCTTCGAACCGCGGGATTGATGAGATCAGGCAATTGCGCGAAGAAGTGGGGTATGCGGCTTCGCAAGGCAAGCGCAAGGTTTATATCATCGACGAAGTACACATGCTCACTACTGAGGCTTTTAATGCCTTGCTCAAAACACTCGAAGAACCGCCAGCGCATGTTGTTTTTGTATTTGCAACGACCGAAGCTCACAAAGTGCCTGAAACCATTTTGTCCCGGTGTCAGCGCTACAATTTTCGGCGCATTCCTCCCGTGGCAATTGTCGAAGAGCTCAAAATGGCTGTGGATGAAGAAGGCGTAACAGCGGAAGAATCCGCTCTGTTTTTGATCGCTCGAAAAGCCGATGGGGGCATGCGCGATGCACTGAGTTTGCTGGATCAGGTCATTGCATTTTCAGATGCTGATATTACGGAAGATGCCATACAGAATTTACTGGGCTTGATTCCCCGAGATGTGTATTTTGACCTGACGCAGGCTATTGTGGATCGGGATGGTGCCCGCGCATTGGAGATTGTTGATGAATTGACACGCGAAGGCAGTGATCTGGGTGAATTTGTGGCGGGGCTGATGGCGCATTTTCGACATTTGCTCGTTGCCTGTGCCGCGGGAGATTTAACAGATGAAAATTTGCCAGAAGCTGACCGCGTGCAGTATGCAGAGGTCGCCGCGGAATTCGAAGAGGCAGATCTCGTGCGCATGCTCAATGCTGTGAGTGAACTCGAAACGCAGATTAGTCGGGTAACTGAGCCTCGATTCTGGCTCGAATTGACGGTTATGAAGCTGGTGCAGATGACGTCAAGTGTAGATTTGCAGGTTTTGATTGGTCGATTAGAACAACTCGAGCGGGGGTTGAAAAGCCGGGGGACGGCTACTGGAACGCGACGGTCATTGCCCAGACCTGCACCACAGCAGAAAGCGACATCATCTGGACCAGACACGCGCGTCAGGGGAGAGCGTGAGAAGTTACCACCGCCAACAACGGCTTCCAAATCTTCACCACCGCAACAGAGGGACAATGGTCGTCCCGTGGCAGAACAGCCACAAGAAGAAATACCGCCAGTGCCAGATGTATCCTCAGAAGAGCCGCCAGACTTTTCTGTTATAAAAGATAAGTGGGAGCAACTTGTACAGGCGGTGAAGAATGAAAAGATGTCTTTGGGGACATTTTTGGCCGAAGGTCGTCCACAATCAATGGATGGGCGACTTCTGGTGGTGGCTTTTCAAAAGAACCTCGAATTTCACGCCAATCAGGTGCGACGCGGACGCGCTCAGGTGGAAGAAGTTGCCCGCGGTGTTTTTGGTGGTACAGTCACCATTTCGTGTGAGGTTGTTTACGAGGATAATAAAGAGCAAATAGTTGAGGTGAAGGGTGCAGAAGAAGATGAGCGCGTGCAGATGGTGATGCAGGTGTTTAGTGGGGATGTGATCAGGTAGGGGTTGCTGCGTTGGGAACATTGCTTTTTGAGGAGATAGAGTATGGCAAAAGGTATGGGTGCGATGATGAAGCAGGCCCAAAAGTTGCAGGCTAAGCTGGCCAGGGTGCAAGAAGAGCTGGGAGCAAAAGAGGTAGAGGCAACTTCGGGTGGGGGTATGGTGACTGTAAGGGCGAGTGGGCATCAAGATATTTTGTCTGTAAAAATTAATCCCGAAGTCGTTGATCCGGAAGATGTGGAAATGCTGGAAGACCTCGTGCTGGCGGCGGTTCAGCAGGCGCGTCAAAAAGCTGCGGACATGGCCGAGGCAGAAATGCAGAAAGCCACAGCGGGCCTCATTCCGCCCGGCATGAATATGCCGGGGTTCTGAGATTGGAAAAGCGAAGTCCTCGCGCTATAGTTTTTGG
This genomic window contains:
- a CDS encoding phytanoyl-CoA dioxygenase family protein, encoding YVLVSGLIPEETIANAEAAMWSVLEMDRDDPASWSPLPDEIDGVTTIARQGVIEHFGVRDPALLACCTPAFYEAQSQLVRENADAFHCRKPQPEAVWARSVFPVSRGWNYLSGHVDGGHRPFDVFPGSFRVSSLTYLDSGVAQGGGTAVWPGTHRKFSEMAVQDPDRYQMLSDFAKPQQRFDLGEPIELRPSRGDVMFFHYLLVHCGSLNTSNKPRFALRWMCTCDACRIWEKYGKWNIWMP
- the tadA gene encoding tRNA adenosine(34) deaminase TadA, which produces MKFALEEARVAASEHEVPIGAVVMHNGEVIARDHNRIVQLNDPTAHAEMLVIGQATKKLGVRWLNNCVLYATLEPCAMCAGAMVLARLSRLVFGASDPKTGACGSLRNIVEDTRLNHRLYVRRGVLEDACGQVLRAFFQTLREK
- a CDS encoding cyclophilin-like fold protein, whose translation is MPHPIRITVGDIELDAELNDSQTADKVREVLPLDCSFNTWGDEIYFAIPVQAGPEDACETVALNDLGYWPPGHAFCIFYGQTPASHGDEIRPASPVNIIGRVLGDATVLKSVSGARNIVVEAV
- the dnaX gene encoding DNA polymerase III subunit gamma/tau, yielding MSYTVMARKRRPQAFETVVAQSHVTTTLQNAIRLGRVAQSYLFSGPRGTGKTTTARLLAMALNCEQGPTAEPCGECASCVAIRQGNSMDVLEIDGASNRGIDEIRQLREEVGYAASQGKRKVYIIDEVHMLTTEAFNALLKTLEEPPAHVVFVFATTEAHKVPETILSRCQRYNFRRIPPVAIVEELKMAVDEEGVTAEESALFLIARKADGGMRDALSLLDQVIAFSDADITEDAIQNLLGLIPRDVYFDLTQAIVDRDGARALEIVDELTREGSDLGEFVAGLMAHFRHLLVACAAGDLTDENLPEADRVQYAEVAAEFEEADLVRMLNAVSELETQISRVTEPRFWLELTVMKLVQMTSSVDLQVLIGRLEQLERGLKSRGTATGTRRSLPRPAPQQKATSSGPDTRVRGEREKLPPPTTASKSSPPQQRDNGRPVAEQPQEEIPPVPDVSSEEPPDFSVIKDKWEQLVQAVKNEKMSLGTFLAEGRPQSMDGRLLVVAFQKNLEFHANQVRRGRAQVEEVARGVFGGTVTISCEVVYEDNKEQIVEVKGAEEDERVQMVMQVFSGDVIR
- a CDS encoding YbaB/EbfC family nucleoid-associated protein; this translates as MAKGMGAMMKQAQKLQAKLARVQEELGAKEVEATSGGGMVTVRASGHQDILSVKINPEVVDPEDVEMLEDLVLAAVQQARQKAADMAEAEMQKATAGLIPPGMNMPGF